TGATTCCAAGCCTCGTTATTCTTGCAGGAATTCTTGGACTCATCGAAATGATAATATTCACGATACTTGGAACAATCGTCTTTACGAATACATTTGACTTGATCGTCGCCTATGTCATCTATTTGATGATTTTCTCGGCTGCTGTCTTCGTTGCCGTCTTCGGACGAAATGTCATGCGCGCAGTCCGCCAAGAACAAGAGCGGTCGGAAGCTTACGCGGCAACATCGCAAGTTGCGCTTGAACAAACGGCAGCAACCGCAACGGAAGTGACGACGTTCACAGAAGAGATGAGCGAAACAGTCGATGCTGCGAAGGATTCTTTCAGTCAGGTCGATCTAGCGATGCAACAGCTGGCACATGATGCAGCAGGTAGCGTCCAAGCGATTCGTGAAATCCGCCAATTGAACGAACAACAAGTCAACCGGATGCAAGACGTGACGGTTTCCGTCGACCACGCACTCGATCGGAGTTCTTCATCACGAACGACAGCCGAACAAAGCAGGCAGACGATTGGTCTTGCTGGACAATCCTTACAACAATTGACGACGAGCATGGATGAGTCTGTCACGTCATTCGGACAACTCGCTGGGCGGTTCCAAGAAATTGTTGCGATCACGTCGAGCATCAATGCGATTGCGGCTCAGACAAACTTACTCAGTCTGAATGCTTCGATTGAAGCAGCTCGTGCTGGCGAGTTCGGGAAAGGCTTTACGGTCGTTGCGCAAGAAATTCGTAATCTATCAGCACAAACGGCAGAAGCGTCAAAGGAAATCAATGCAATCATTGAACGTGTGGATCAAGACGTCACACAAACTGGTAATTCGATTCATGCGAGTACGACACTGCTACGAGAGCAGGAAGAACGGATGGCAGAGAGTCAGTTAGCCCTGCAGACGATCGAGACGGATGCGACAGAAGTCGTTGGTTCGATCCAGTCGGCGCAGACCCAGTTCGCGACGATGACGAGTAGTCTTACTGCTATTACGACAGCAACCGGTCAACTCGATACATTCATGAACGCTTTACTTTCACAAAGTGAATCATTATCCGGTCTGACACGCCATCAAGTCGGACAGGTCATGGAACTGCAACAAGCGATTCACGCCTTGAACGAAACAGCGTCAACCCTTCAGCAGACGAACGCTTAACGAGACAGCTCCTCATCGATTGATGGGGAGCTGTTGTGTGTCTGCGACAGTTTGTCGTTGCAACGGACGGGGAACAAGATAGGGAACGATTATTGAAGGAGGAGTCAACGGATGAAGGCAGCTTACATTGAACAGTATGGTGGATCGGAACAATTTAAGGTTGGAGAACTGGATAAGCCCGTCATTGGACCAGACGATGTCTTGATTGAAGTCTATGCCGCAAGTGTCAACCCAGTCGACTGGAAGTTACGCGAAGGATACTTGCGTGAGATGTTGAGCTATGAGATGCCGCTTGTCATCGGCTGGGACGTTGCTGGTGTGATTCAAGAAGTCGGAGCGAACGTCTCGGATCTTCAAGTCGGAGATGCGGTCTTCAGTCGTCCGGAAATTGCCCGTCAAGGAACGTATGCAGAGTACGTTGCAGTCGATGCACATCTTGTCGTGAAAAAACCAGAATCACTCAGTTTTGCTGAAGCGGCTTCTCTTCCGCTGGTCTCGCATACCGCATGGCAGGTCATGTTCGAAGTGATGGATGCGAAACCAGGTGACCGGATTTTCATTGGTGCCGGATCAGGGGGCGTCGGAACGGTTGCGATTCAACTCGCGAAAGCGAATGGCTTATACGTCATTACATCGACAAGTACGAAAAACGTTGACTGGGTGAAAGCGCTTGGAGCAGACGAAGTCATCGATTACAAACAAGAAAATCCAGCTGATCGTGTCCAGGACGTCGATTTTGTGTTTGATACGATGGGCGGCGATAAACAAGGTGAGTTGTATCAAATGCTAAAGCCGAACGGGATGCTCGTCTCGATCTCAACACCACCTGATGAAGACAAAGCGAAAGAGCACAATGCACGTTCTGCGTATGTCTTCATGCAACCGACCGGTGAGCGTTTGCAGCATATCGCAAAAGCAGTCGAGCGTGGCGAGTTACAGCCTGTCGTTGATCGGATCTTTGATCTCGATCACATCAAGGAAGCCCACGATTATGGTGAAGAAGGGCATGCTAAAGGAAAAATCGTCATCCGAGTCAAAGGAGAATGAGTGAGAAGAAGAGCGCTAAATTCAGCGCTCTTTTTGTATGTTGTCAATCCATTTTTCGAACCTAAAACAAAAAAATACCTGGTCAAAAAAGTGTAAAGGGTAAGGTGTTGCTTCTTCCTATACTAAGGCTATCAGATGTGAGTCAGCCAAATTAAAAGGAGGAAGTAACATGAAAAAAGGATTTAAGTGGGCAGGAATCATTGTAATCGGAGCAGTCATTCTCGGAAATCTGGGGGATGACGAAGATCAAGCAGCACCTGAGAAAAAAGTGGAAGTTCAACAAGAAGCAGTTAAGTCAGAAGCAAAACCAGTGAAAGCAAAGGCAGCCGCAAAGCCGGTCAAGAAAACGTACGGGATTAATGATGAGGTGAAGGTCGGTAAACTGACGTACGTCGTCAATGACGTCAAAATGGTCGATACGCTATCGAATGTCCTTGGCGAAAAGAAAACATCAGGACAATTCTTAGTCATC
This window of the Exiguobacterium acetylicum genome carries:
- a CDS encoding methyl-accepting chemotaxis protein → MVSALEQQSTKILSRLIATLITIAHPLIFLFAQMNYVPISVFYQFLVGGLILTVALLAGNRLLGHRPSGKYVQVTLTYFVLALVLTTLPSPSIWTIVYLYLTISIVYLIPSLVILAGILGLIEMIIFTILGTIVFTNTFDLIVAYVIYLMIFSAAVFVAVFGRNVMRAVRQEQERSEAYAATSQVALEQTAATATEVTTFTEEMSETVDAAKDSFSQVDLAMQQLAHDAAGSVQAIREIRQLNEQQVNRMQDVTVSVDHALDRSSSSRTTAEQSRQTIGLAGQSLQQLTTSMDESVTSFGQLAGRFQEIVAITSSINAIAAQTNLLSLNASIEAARAGEFGKGFTVVAQEIRNLSAQTAEASKEINAIIERVDQDVTQTGNSIHASTTLLREQEERMAESQLALQTIETDATEVVGSIQSAQTQFATMTSSLTAITTATGQLDTFMNALLSQSESLSGLTRHQVGQVMELQQAIHALNETASTLQQTNA
- a CDS encoding NADP-dependent oxidoreductase, with the translated sequence MKAAYIEQYGGSEQFKVGELDKPVIGPDDVLIEVYAASVNPVDWKLREGYLREMLSYEMPLVIGWDVAGVIQEVGANVSDLQVGDAVFSRPEIARQGTYAEYVAVDAHLVVKKPESLSFAEAASLPLVSHTAWQVMFEVMDAKPGDRIFIGAGSGGVGTVAIQLAKANGLYVITSTSTKNVDWVKALGADEVIDYKQENPADRVQDVDFVFDTMGGDKQGELYQMLKPNGMLVSISTPPDEDKAKEHNARSAYVFMQPTGERLQHIAKAVERGELQPVVDRIFDLDHIKEAHDYGEEGHAKGKIVIRVKGE
- a CDS encoding DUF4352 domain-containing protein, which translates into the protein MKKGFKWAGIIVIGAVILGNLGDDEDQAAPEKKVEVQQEAVKSEAKPVKAKAAAKPVKKTYGINDEVKVGKLTYVVNDVKMVDTLSNVLGEKKTSGQFLVIGLTILNGDKEERFVDSNMFKVNVGDTEYSADTELDLYANEDGMGFFLETINPNIEKTGNIVFELPKQVKSPLLEVSSGFGWAGGQSKEIQLTQ